The genomic DNA GTTCTAGAGGCAGCACTCATCTGTGAAACTCCAAGTTCTACCAGTTCATCCCGTAAATCTTGAGGTTCACGGGTAGACAAGATTATGCCAGTGTACGGAAGCATAATTCTTAAAAGCGCCACAATCTTTTTAAACTTATAGTCACTAATTTTAAATTCATTAGCAAATATTGCATTCACCGCTGGTTTTAAGCGGGGAACCGAAACTGTATGAGGTCCAATTCCATACTTTTTCTTTAGATAATCAGCATGGGCTATCACCCCAAGAAGTTCAAAAAGGGGATCCCCAAGACCAAATAAAGCCCCAATTCCTACATCATCAATCCCGGCTTCAAGGGCACGGTCAATGGCAGAAAGCCTCCAAATAAAATCTTTCTTGGGACCAGAAAGATGTACTTCCTGATAAATTTCCGAATTATAGCTTTCCTGAAATAATTGATAAGTTCCAATTTTTAAATTTTTCAATCGCCTAAAACCGTCCGTAGTTAAGGGAGCAATATTCACATTGATTCTTCTTATATCCACTTGCTCATAAATTGCCGGAATTATTTTTTCTAAATAAAGAAGGGTCTTATCTTCCGGTTCTTCTCCCATCACCAAGAGGATGCGGGTATGCCCCATATCCCGGATGACCTGAGCTTCCTTAACTGCCTGCTTAAGCTCAAGGCGAATACGGGTTATTTTATCATTTTGTTTACGGAAGCTACAATAACTGCAATTATTAATACAATAATTACTTAAATATAGGGGAGCAAATAATACAATCCTGCGACCATAAATTTTTTCTTTAACTTTTCGAGCATATCCAAATAAGGCTTGGTCCAATTCATCGTGGTCATTTAAAAAAACCAATCCTACATCGGTAAGGCTTAGTCGTTCACCCCATTGTAATTTTTGAAATAGCTCGTTAATTTTTAATTTTGTTAAATTTTTACTCATATAAGTTTCAGTATAAGCTTGCTGAACAGTTAAAAGAATATCATTAATATTCACCACTAACCCTTCTTTCTCACCTTTTAGCTTATTTAAAATTTATAATAACGTTTTTTTACTAAAAAAAAAAGAGCGCTCTTTTGCGCTCACCGGTCTTAATAACCTTTATAAACTAATTATCAGTAACTGAAAGAAGTTTCTTTTTAAAAGCCATAGTCTTGTGATTCTTGGTACTTTTTAAGGCAAAAAATAGCCCTGCAATACCAATTATACCGTTTACCACCACAATAATAATGGTAAGAACAGCTATTAAAGTAGCTATCATGGAAATCACCCTTTAGGTTAAATATTTTTCCAAAACTTTCTTTTGTCATAATTGTAAAAAAGTTTTGCACTTGTGTCAACTTTCACTTAATAAGTTTTTATCTTAAAAATTTTCTATCTTTTTTAAAAAAGAAAAAAAGGGGCAAATTACCCCTTTTAATAATTTTCTTTACTGGTTAACCCTTGCATGATTGCAACCCCAGAACTAGTCCCTAACCTTGAAGCTCCAGCTTCTATCATTTTCAGGGCATCAGCAAACGACCTAATTCCACCCGCTGCCTTGACCAAGGCTTTATCCCCAACGGTTTGTTTCATTAAGCGAACATCTTCAATAGTCGCCCCACCAGGACCAAAACCAGTCGATGTTTTTACAAAGTCAGCTCCCGCCTCAACCGCTAATTCACAGGCTTTAACTTTTTCTGCATCAGTTAAGTAACAGGTTTCTATAATGACCTTAACAATTACGTTAGAATTTTTTTCTTTAGATGCTTTA from Carboxydothermus pertinax includes the following:
- the hydG gene encoding [FeFe] hydrogenase H-cluster radical SAM maturase HydG, whose translation is MNINDILLTVQQAYTETYMSKNLTKLKINELFQKLQWGERLSLTDVGLVFLNDHDELDQALFGYARKVKEKIYGRRIVLFAPLYLSNYCINNCSYCSFRKQNDKITRIRLELKQAVKEAQVIRDMGHTRILLVMGEEPEDKTLLYLEKIIPAIYEQVDIRRINVNIAPLTTDGFRRLKNLKIGTYQLFQESYNSEIYQEVHLSGPKKDFIWRLSAIDRALEAGIDDVGIGALFGLGDPLFELLGVIAHADYLKKKYGIGPHTVSVPRLKPAVNAIFANEFKISDYKFKKIVALLRIMLPYTGIILSTREPQDLRDELVELGVSQMSAASRTGPGEYGRDNKEEVTHQFLLSDHRSLEEIVNVLLEKGFLPSFCTACYRSQRTGKKFMGLADRGKIKDFCTPNALFSFGEYLFEIKDKHPELFIKGNNFLTEMVKTLPNSEKIKEALIDILNGKKDVFI